Within the Salvia hispanica cultivar TCC Black 2014 chromosome 4, UniMelb_Shisp_WGS_1.0, whole genome shotgun sequence genome, the region CTTGCAGAACTCGTATGCATCTCTATTCAGGGTCGGCCAGTAGAATCCGCTATCTAACACTTTTCTGGCAGTCTTCCTTGGCCCGAAATgtcctccacatgccaaggaGTGGCAGTGCGTCAGTACATCCCGTTGCTCCCAGTCAGGAACACATCTTCTAATGACCTGGTCTGCTCCTGCCTTCCACAAGTATGGGTCGTCCCAGAAATAATACTTTGCTtcgctcttgatcttcatcctctgagccTTTGTCACGTTTGGCACCATTGGCAGCTCTCCTGTTACTAGGTAGTTTGCCAAGTCCGCATACCAGGGTTCCTGTCCCACTTTCTCCTTGCCCTTGGTTGTTGCGTCCTGACCAGTGAGTCTCATCACTTCTTCCCAATCGATCTTCCTTGTGGAGAAAATTACTTCACATAAATGCTCTTCCGGGAATCGATCCCTTACATCTTCACTGTTCCCTTCTTGtattattctgctcaagtggtcCGCTACCTTGTTCTCAACTCCCTTCTTGTCTTCTACCTCCCAGTCGAATTCTTGTAAAAGCAGCACCCATCTGATTAGTCGGGGCTTTGACTCCTTCTTCGCAATGAGATACTTGATCGCCGCATGATCAGTATAGACGATGACTCTGGATCCCAGTAGGTACTGCCTGAACTTCTCGAATGAATAGACAACcgccaacatctccttctcggtggtgtcataattccgTTGGGCTTGATTCAGGGTTTTtgatgcatagaatatcacgTACCTTTTCCCATCTATCTTCTGACCCAGTACGGCCCCCACTGCATAGTCACTAgcatcgcacatcacctcGAAGGGGTGATCCCAGTCAGGAGCCTGAATGATCGGTgcagaaatcaatttttccttaaggAGGTTGAAAGCAGCCTTGCAATGCTCATCGAAGACGAACTCCACCTCGTTCTGGAGAAGCCTGGTAAGAGGTTGGGCAATCttggcgaaatccttgataaatcttcGATAAAATCCAGCATGGCCAAGGAAACCTCTTATTCCTTTCTGATCAGTAGGGAAGGGTAGTTTGGATATGACATCCACTTTAGCTTGATCCACCTGGATTCCCTTTTCTGACACCACGTGTCCTAGAACAATTCCTTCTGTAACcataaagtggcatttctcaaaGTTCAAGACCAGACTCTTTGCTTGACACCTTCCTAGCACCACATCCAAATGTTGCAAGCACGAGTCGAAAGAGTCTCCATAgacagtgaaatcatccataaagatctctatacaatcttcaatcaaGTCCGAGAATATGGGTTCATCAGTGTTCAGCTTTCGGTAATCTATACACATTCGCCACCCAGTAACTAGTCTGGTGGGCACTAGTTCATTCCTCTCATTCTTAATCACCTGGATCCCTGACTTCTTGGGGACCATATGGATTGGGCTAACCCATTCACTGTCTGGCACCGAGTATATAATGCCCAGTGAGAGcaacttcaagatttctttCAGTATCTCTTCTcgcatgtttgggttcacCTTTCTTTGAGAATCTCTATGCGCCTTGGCTCCATCCTCTAGcctaatgtggtgcatgcagacaTCCGGGCTTATACCTACCAGGTCCGTAAGGCTCCATCCAATAGCCTTCTTGTTTTTGCCCAGCACAGTGAGTAGACTTGCCTCTTGCTCTTCAGTCAGCCCGCTATTGATGATTACAGGGAATGAGTCTTCCTCCCCTaggtaggcatacttaagGTTCGCtggcaactttttcaactccacTTGCGGGGGTAGTGTGTCCGTAGGTAGAGGGTTCTTCTTTGAATCCTCCTCTTGTTCCTGTTCAGCATCTGATTTTTCCTCCATACTGGCCGGTACCACGGCCCCTACGGATCCTGCTAGTTCTGACTTCTGACAGAATTCCGTAATTGCTTCTTCGATCTCTTCGTCAGTCAACCCTCGGCTACTGATCAGATCACACCATGCGGCTGCTTCCACATCAGCCTGGGCATACACATCCAAGGCTTGGAGTTTTTCCTGCAAtaattcggtctcaagaaattcttggactaaggggtcaattacatcaacataacatagattttcagaatctattGGTCTTTTCATGGCTTCGTTGATGTCAAAgacaaatttctcaccattaaaATCAATGCATATTGTCCCCTCGGCCATATCCACAATTGTCTTAGCCgttcttaaaaatggtcttcctaacaatatcccgctagactccctagcttctggttcactcattttaatgacataaaaatcagcgggATAAGTAAAGTTCTGTATCCTgaccaacacattttctaacacaccctcaggattgatacatgacctatcagccagttggatcaacaccctagtattcgacaattttaccccctttagccgattataaatggataacggcataacattgatagatgctcctaaatcacacattgcatgctcgattttcacatctccaattgttatgggtagggtaaacatacctgggtcggctctcttgggtggtagCTTCTCCTGTACAATGGCTGACGCTATTCCCTCCACCATGATCTTTCCATCCTCCTGGGCCTTCCCGGCTATGAACTCTTTTATAAACTTCCCCAGAGGGGGCAGTCTCACGGCTTGGAGGAATGGTATGGTGACATCCAACTTCCCAAAGATCGACATGAAATCCACAGGGttttccttcttcctcttcgtcACAAACCGATATGGAAACGGTTTTTCTCCCTTAGCTTCTCCAGTCAGTCCTTGTGGAATTCCCTTTGGCTCCTCCTGGGCTTGGGGTTCCGATGTGGGTATTACTCCTCCCGGTTGCTCATTCCCAGGTTGTGTTTCTCCCTCCTTTTCTTCCACGGTAGGCTCCTTGTTTAGAAAAAACGGATCCTCCATCTGAGGTAGAGGCCTTTTGAGTTCTTCCGCTGAGATGACGTCGCTCAGCACCCCTTCTCTACTAGACTCCCCAACAGGATTCTTGAGCTGAGGTCCATTATAGGCTGTCCCGGACCGCAGTGTAATTTTGCTCACATTTGCCTTTTCAGGTACATGGACTGTAGATGGGAGTTTCCCTGAGTTCCCTTTCATTTCGCCCACCGAGTTAGCGAGTTGGGCCAACTGCCTGTTCATCATGTCCATATTTGCCCTATGCTCCTTCTGGGCACTTTGCATCCCTTGCATTNNNNNNNNNNNNNNNNNNNNNNNNNNNNNNNNNNNNNNNNNNNNNNNNNNNNNNNNNNNNNNNNNNNNNNNNNNNNNNNNNNNNNNNNNNNNNNNNNNNNGTTTCATTACTGGACTGCAAGTCATTTTTAATGCTTTGCTGCGAGGCAAGCATCTCCCCCATCATGTCCTCCATAGACCTCCTCGACCTGTTTGGCTGATGGAATTGGTTTGAGCTCTGGTGCTGGTTATACTGAGGTGGTGGGTTTGACTGGTAGCCtgagaaattttgttggttttggttcgGTGGGTACTGGTTATACTGGGCAGGAGGGTTATACTGGTCGTGGTTGTGCTGGTACTGACTTTGGTTTTGGTGGTGGGTGTTATGTTGAGGCCCTGGGTTAaattggttttggttttggttttgagaGTTTCGCTGATGGGGTGGCACATAGGTAGGGTTCGGGTTCTGGTTTTGAGAGCTTTGGTTCTGAGGATGCTGGTTTCTTCCTACCTAGTTAGACTGGTAGTCAGGGTTTGTTGGGCCACGGTTGGGATATTGGTTCGGTTGGGGGTTGGGTTGATTTGGAGCctgattttggttctgattctgatttccaTCTCCCCATCGGAAATTTTGGTGGTCCCTCCACGGTGCATCTCTTTGTTTCCCCGGAATCCAATTGCCGTTGGAATTGTAGTATCCTGCGGCATTTGCTTGCTCCACATCCAGCGAGTTGTCCGGCTGATCATATGGTAGTGTTGGGGCTTCTTGGCCTCCAGttggagaaggtggtggagtgttctgcttgattgcagtcagcaattccttctttaattcctccatcttcaagTCCATCCGTTCCTCCTGGTCAGTAGCCGAAGCACTCGCTACCCTTTCTCTGCTGTACCCATCTCTAGCGTTGTCGTATGTCTTCTTTGCATTCAACAGCTTACGTAACACCTTCTTGGCTTCACTTACTCTCAACTGGGTGAAATCGCCTCCAGATGATGAATTCGCCAGATCCTTGGTTTCCTTGTTCATCCCTTCATAGAAGGTGTGGTgcacctctatctccttcatgcgatggttggggCATGACTCCAGAAGGCTCATGTACTTCTCCCAATACTCGCTCAGGGTTTCATCATACTCTTGCCTTATGCAcgatattttcctcttcaatgcaCTCGTCTTCGAAGACGGGAAAAACTCGGCTAGGAAAACTGACTTGAAATCAGCCCATGTATTGATAGAGTCGGCTGGCAGGCGCATGAACCAAGTGTTGGCCTCTCCCTTTAGGACAAAAGGCAGGGCTTTCAGTCTGTAATCGTCCTCGCTCGCTCCTGCTGGCCGCCTCTGTGCCTTACAGATTttgcagaactcatttaagaaTTCGTATGGTCCCTCGTAGCTCTTCCCACAGTAAGTCGGTAAGATTGCGATAACGTGGGGTTTCACATCACAGGCGGTCTGGCCTGGGGTGACCACTATGGCTTGTGGGGGATCTCCGTCGGCGTGTGCGGTAAGTGTTGCGAGCTCGGGATCGTCCTCACCATGGTCAGCCATCCTCACTAGTGTTCTTACTGGTTGGGGTGGAAGCTCCGGGAGTTGGTACTCTAGCTCCTCTTTTTCTTCGTCGCTACTCGTGCCTAGGTCGGACAGTCTGCCGTCGACAGGCCAGAACGAGTGGTAACGAGTATtgttcctcggggaagtatccttggtctccactggccaggagccgagccacttctcataaactgaaaacaaaaagaaaagaaaaattataaacagtatgtacaccaaaaagatcacacacaataacaggtatgaacgccatccatccccggcaacggcgccattttgaaGGTCCaggtttttcccttttccctttaGGGGGTTTTCGTATGAAaattggagtgtatccaactgatccggaagagattcccgacctagctgagtcgttggtacgataaccgggacctggcttcaaacaaatttcctcaacccacttctactgattagtatagtggaggtaagggtcgaatcccacgaggatggacacgtttagataactgtggtgactttcctgggtgtttggttagctaccacgcttgggttgagattttacctagacaggaaataaaggtagtactctactgactagtaggcgggaaaataacagacatgtgggagtgttcgtgaaaataggggacaaggtgtatcagagacatatgaaagtagacagttactaaaagaggaaaattagacaacaaggtatatctgatggctgggggctttctgacaggtctgggcagtacatctgaaaagtagggaacaaaagcaaaagtaacttaaaagtaaagtggtttaaactaaagttgattttgacgttttcttcttcaccaagtattaacagaattcagataaacacaaacaccatgactgaacttcagattcacaatttcaaacttaagatccatcgatttaaatgctcaaacttaaattaaacagTGAAACTGCAACTTaacttctactgactgacatgcaaggtaGTAATCACAACGCAGAAAagaactcatgcacgaaaacttgactaaacatagctacactttgaatcaacaactctcgataagaaaacacttagaaattgaaagcaatgactaaatctaactttcctaggcagaatgaagcaaactcgaaccaaagtgacatgcgaaatagaaacttcataatgtaaatgttggaaaataacaacgtacttcaaaagagcaacaacgatgagtgtttacaaataacttaaatgatgaaaaccagtaaactttaaactaagaaagcgattaagattgtttatgccactccgggcgatgatactactacactgctacgataactggctggaacggcggactgatgacttctccggcagactcttggacgtcaagtgaccatggctgtggcaAGGAACGAGAGGtaggataatgctgaaggattgatcttctagagagaattctactaagtgtgattGTCGAACTGCGAaccccttctctctctccaagtggcttcttttatagggaggcttgcccttgcttttagggtagacttctcccgcgttttgacctttttgcccttgtcaatgatcatcccagctatcctccttctccatctcgagccttttctccggcatgcatcctggtcagtatcgcacccttctggcgcccttttcacttgcgtcacctgaatcgtctcctactgacttggatccttcaatcctgcacacttaagcaactgttttgcagataatacatgaatttcacgacatactgaccagtaaccaaggcttagaatacgacttatcaatcACATGtcacaaaaacacacacgcacacacgcacgcatacacacacacgcacacacgcaCATACGCACATACATTTTCTATGTCCCACATATCCCACTCTCGCTCAAAccagatgcatgagggttcaagaataccgagTAAACGGtttaaaagaagaagattaatatGTAGGTACCTTTTCTTGtcaaaacgaacggtagaaacgaaGTAGagacttgattcttcaaaaatcttgaggctcaaactctAACTCTTCTcacaagatgaagaattatagaagaaaattaagagagtgagaagagagggagaggggcGTGTGGTAGGGGTGGGGGCGATTTCTttgggggctagggttaggtttctctcctatttatagatttaaataaaatctttaggtaattaaatagaatatttgggaagatttgattctacacaattaaataaaatcaagattgTGAAgtagagaagaagaaataaaaaaaaagtgagctAGGGTTCAAGGCAtggaaatttttgaaaattatggCTCTTATTTAGCCAAGATTTCGTTTGGTATATTTTtccggagtagaataaaatatcacggagcaaaataaaataaaaatcctcccATTGGAAAAATGGTAATAGGCGTGTATTATGGGGTTTCTCCCataaggaaaagatttggatattaactaaaataagatatgacaagatctcttgaggtatggtaagatttgctagaatatttaatttaaggtatggaaggaaatcaataagggatcaattaaacaataaaataattcctccTTCCCAAAAATAGgtgattttctaaaatcaccTAGAACAACATGGgtgttggattttttttttatggagagatagagaataattgggttttggatttaatttggaaaaatatctcaagaaataaattaaatctggaaaaatagaattccttctccaataaGGTGAAGGGgtcgaaaatatcaaataatgtggttatagtatttatggaattttttcctaatattctcactcacccttaaacaatcAAATCACCACATAATTTcacctttaattcaaaatattcatatgccacgtcatatattcaacaagtttgacttttcaaacttccaacgcAACCCTAGACACAACTCGGTCATAACTTTGTTCCTCATTTAATTCACATCTCTTAAGTCATAAATTTTacggctctaaaattagggttcgaaaatccGGGATGTTACATCCTACCACTCATAGTGCACCCCTAACTGTTATTGTCCTGTTGAAGCCCTAAGTGAACGGCCCCCTCTTTGCTTTCGAACTCAAGCCGACTTGCAAATGTTTTCCAACCTTAAACGAAGGTAGGCTCAAGCTAAGATTCTGCTCGTGACTTTGAAAAGAAAGACTTTGCTTTGTCCCTTCAGTGGATGCTAAGCTCATTACAATAATCGGCATATTAGGGATTCCTTTCTAAATATACCTCTTTCCAAATCCGAATCTCATGAAATGTTCTTAGAATAGAGCTATATAAGAGTTATAGAAGGGACTTTCTCACTTGTTTGAAGACAGATGATTCAGCTACTGATATTACTGATCCCAAAAGACCGATTCTCTCTATTGTATCATTGTAAGGTAGAGAGTGATGCACCATCAAGAAAACGGATGCGCTAACGCGCAACAGCTTTCGCGCTAGCGCGCTTGTCCGTTGCTTGTTGAGATGCCCGAACGCTATAGAGTAGTTTACTACTTTAAAGTGAAAGGATTTCCAGTAGCTAAAACCCAAGAGTTACTGAGTTCATGTCCTGATGGCGCTAGTAGGGAAACAATAGTTAGATGTTAGTTCCAAACGTAGCTAGTAGTCAAACTGAGTTCTTTTCTTTGGCATTGAGCCTATGGCCCCGAACTCCCTTCTTTATATCCCACATTACTAGTAGGAATGGTCACGTACAAGAGTTGTTTTTTAGGCCAATGCTTTAATCTTTGCAGCCTTTCCCTTTGGACTGCTGAGATCCCCTCCTTTTCTCCTTTCGCCCTGTTGACTAAGGAGTGAACTGCCGGAGTAAGAACTAAACGGGAACAAGGATCCACTAAGGCCAAGTTCCCCTCTTGATCGGACGATTCCCTTGATTCTACTGCTCTGTAGCTAAGCTAGCCAGTTTAAGAGGTGCTGCAAGCGAAGGCGAAAGCGAACTACTACTCAAGAGGAAGCCCAAAGGTGCGAAGCCAAGTCTCCTGGTCTTTGACAAAAGCAACTACAAATCCGGAAGTAGACAGAAATATAGAAAGGTAAATTCTTACACTTCACTACCGAGAAAAGTTGTAAACCTACTTTCCATTCACAACGACATCGAGAAATCGAGAAAGTTTTATCTCATATAGCTGTAAAAGTTTTATCTCATAGAAGCAAAAGTAAAGGAACAAGAACTCCTTAGCCTTAGCAATAGTTACTGGAAAAATAGATACGCCTACTCTCACCCTGCCCCGGAACGGCAAATAGCTAAACTAAAACAAGGAAATCCCCaacattttgagaaaaaagcAAAGAACGAAAGTAGCAATAGAACCTTCAACAACGGGATCGGGCAACTCGCCGTCTTGCTCTTCCTACTCTTACCTAGCCCAGTCCTCTGGATACGATACGGGTTACCCgacaaaagaaagaagaaaatgaaaggaGAAATTTGTATTTCCCTTTCGGAGTTGTTCGTAGGAAAGTCgatcaaaaaggaaagaagaccGAAAGTTTGTAAATACCCATTGCACGAGGGAGAAAACGAGCGATTTACCTATGGGTTAGAATGAAGCTCAACCCTAGCTTAACTACAACGAGTAAAGAGCAACATTAATTGAACTCAATTCACCTAGGGGCTACTCCACTTCAAGAGGACTAGGTGGTAAGGAGGGTACGGAAGGAACCGACCTTGAAGGGATGGGTGAGAGATCTGTAGGCACAGGTGGGAAATTGGACCATGGATTAGAAGGTCCCGCTTCATTCCCTATTTCCAAGTCCATACAAAAGGCTACGTCCCCAGACTTGCTTATAATAATAAGCATAagcattttcattaaaaaggAGAGTAAGTTCCTTTgaacaaagagaaaaaaagagaattttgTGATGATCCGACGCAGCAACGGATACGGATCAAGGGGGCTCTGGGCCCTTGTCAAAGCTTCAGCACATTCTTTTAAGAATGtatctatttctatttttttttcaatctatgGCCGCTTATAAAACGATAGTTGAAACCACCCTTCAAGACACTCATAGAGTGAGAGCCGCCGTCTTGTTGCCTCTAGTGTTGTAACGTAGAGGTGTCAGACTCTCACTATAAGATAAAACTCGCTTAATCATTGAATAGAGGCCATACAACAAGGATTTAGTTGGAGAGAAGCAGAGGACTAAAGAATCATGAATTGAGGTTTATTATAGCTTAGCACGAAGTGATTAAGGAAAAGGCAAGTTTCTCATTCTTTCAGTGGACTAAACTCCTTCTTTCAATCTTAGTATGTAAGAGATTCCGCTTCAGTTGAGGAACGAGCCACTGGGCGTTGTTTTTTCGAGCTCAATGAGATCGTATTAGGACCAATAAACAGAACAAAGGCCCCCATGGATGTACGATCAGTAAAGTTCCCTGCCCAATCAGCATCCGAAAAGCTATGGAGATACAAAGAAGGACTAGACCGCAAAAAATGCCATAATCACGAGTACCATTGAGATATCGTAGTAGACGCTTGACGGCACACCAATGGCGCTCAGAAGGAGCATGCATAAACTGAAAGGCGAAAGCAATATCAAGGAGGTGTCATGAGAAGATATTGAAGGCTACCAAGCGGTACACGGTGGAGTCAGATGGGGGAGAACTATcatgtagagagagagaagtacCAACAACAAGAGGAGTGTTGGTTGGTTTGGAAGTAAGCATGTCGTGACGAGCAAGAAGATCAACAATATACTTTCGTtgggaaagaaaaagagagccGGGCCTAGAAAGCACTTCTCGAACAACAGGGACGAAACTGGGACTGAGTCTGCGACTACTCTTATAAATAAgcaaaaagaaatgactcaacagAAGGTACTCGGCTTCTGTGCTGGACTTGGATACAGTTTCTTCTTTCTTGGTTTTCCAAGCGATCAATGATGAGCcaaggaaaagaaaaacaaccaCCGCTTGGTTTTGACACTCAAGCGACCCGCCCTACTAAACATCGATGGAAAGGTTAGATTTTACCACCTCTATCTACCCAACTAGTCCTATTTGATCTAAAAAATCCAACCTGGAAACTGTATCTCCAAGCCCCTTGTATAGGTTGGGCAAGCTTTGATGCCTCTACTCCCAACAAGTTGCGGGTCGAGATCGTGGAACTATCGCTCGAGAAGTAAGTAAGCTGGTCCCTATTTGGTCATAAGGATAATCGTTCTTCTTAGGTCAGGGGCGGCCGGACCGGGGCCGCGATTGGTAATGGCACAACCAGAGGAGGAGTAGGGGAGACAAGGTTACGCGCTGGGTAGCGCAGCGCATCTGTTTCGGGTACAGAGGCGACGAGGAGTGCTAACCCGGCCACCCAACCCAGCAGGTCAGGGGCGGGCCGGCCATAGGTTCGAATCCTGCCACCTTTCTTGTGGATCATCCTGTGGTTACCGGATGATGGGAATAACAAAgcagaaattttgaaatgagcacgaaatgtcaatatatGAATTCTTTCATTATTCGTTATTTCCGGGTCTTTTCGTTGCATTCACTTACAACAAGAAAGAACCACCAGTGTTTGGTGCAGCACCTGCATTTTGGTgtattcttctttctttccttGGTCTTTCGTTCCGTCATATTCCTAATAACTTATCCAATTACAATGTATTAACCGCTAATGCACCTTTCTTTTATCAAATCTCAGGGACATGGTCTAATCATGAGGGTAGTATTTTATCATGGTGTCGGATCCTAAGTTTTTATGGATTCCTTCTTTGTTATTGTTACCGGGGTCGACCCAAAAGCCATAATGTCTCAAAACGAGGAGGCTATAgagaaactattttttattccttTCTTTCGAACTTCGTGAAGAACTCCATTCTATCTCTCCCTCGTTACGAACAAAAAAGTGGGGCGCAGCCCCAGTTGTACACTCCCTTCGTTCTACGAACCCTTGTTGATTCTGAACTTCGTTCGCGAAGAAACCGGACTTTTGACGGACCAGCCCTTTTTTATGCGCCGCTTTACCCTGAAAGGAAAATGAGCTTTGCTCTTCTGGGTGCTAGGCGCTCCCGCGGTTCgcgagaaggaaaaaggactcATCCTTTGTTGCATCTGGCACGAGATGATAAAGAGAGAGCTTCGTTTATCGATGAACAGCGGATTGACGGAGCTCTTGGCAttgctttgtttttctctCCTTTCCTATCAGCGAGTTCCGACCCTTTTGTTCGAAATTTCTTCGTTCGTACCGAACCGCTTGCAGAATCAAATCCTGTTCCACAAGATCCTATATCAGCTATACATCCTCCTTGCATTTATGCCGGAGCCGTCGCCAGTGCTATGGGCTGTGGCTTATGTAGATCAAAAATGATGAATGGGATTGTGGCACTCCACTCGCCGCTAATGCGGAAGGATGCCGCCGAAAAGACTGGAAGACTCTTTCGCTCTGTTGGATGCGTCGGATCCCGTATAGCAAGCGAGCTCTTTACCCTCAAATTCAAAGATGTGGGCGCAA harbors:
- the LOC125218852 gene encoding uncharacterized protein LOC125218852; its protein translation is MQGGCIADIGSCGTGFDSASGSVRTKKFRTKGSELADRKGEKNKAMPRAPSIRCSSINEALSLSSRARCNKG